From Bacillus marinisedimentorum:
AACATTGAAGAGAAAATCGACTATTCCTGGTATACCTCAACCAATAGCACGTACAAGCCGGATAAGGAAACGGCGAAGCCTGACCAGGATAAGCCAAAGGCTTATTCATGGGTAAAAGCACCGCGGTACCGCGGCCTTCCATTTGAAGTAGGGCCGCTCGCAAGACTGATCTTGAGCGATGCTTATGATGGCGGCATTTCTGCGATGGATCGGACAATCGCACGCGCCCTTGAAGCAAAAAAAATCGCCGAAATCATGCGTACCCTGCTTGAGCAAGTTATCCCTGGTGTGGACGTCCAGAAAAAATACAGCCTGCCTCAATCCGCAGCAGGAAGGGGGCTCGTCGATACAACCCGGGGAGCGCTAGGCCACTGGCTGAAAATCGAGGACAAAAAACTGTCCTTTTACCAGATCATCACGCCGTCGACTTGGGATTTTTCCCCTCGGGATGACAAAGGCTTCAGGGGCGTCGCTGAACAGGCTTTAATGGGAACACCGATTGAGAATCCGGACAAACCGGCGGAAATCGGCCGGATCCTCCGCTCCTTCGATCCATGCATGTCCTGTGCCACCCACATTTACAGCCCGGGCAAACAAGTCAAAACGATAAAGGTGTTATAAATGGGAGACGTCCTTGTACTTGGAATTGGTAATCAACTCATGATGGATGACGGCATCGGCATCTATCTTGTTGAAGAACTGGAGAAGCGGTTCGGCGAATCGAACATTCGTTTTGAAATAGGTGAATCCGATATCGACTATGCCTTTGAACAGATCGAAGCTGCCGACTTCGTCTTGATTCTCGATGCCATATATGCCGGCAAACGACCCGGCGAAGTTTCGGTCTTGCCGCTATCCGGCCTGCACGAGAGCCAGCCGCTCGGCATTTCTCCACACAATCTTCACCTGTTCCAGATGCTGCATCAGCAGCGTGAAACAATCAAAGGCTTTCTTATTGGAGTGGAACCCGGCGAAGTGCGGTTTCACATGGGGCTGAGTGATGTGGCGGCGGAGAGGTGGGAGGGGATTGTTGACGAGGTAGCGGAGACGTGTGCCGCCTTGCTCAAGCAGGAGGAGGGTAGGGCTTCCACATCCAAATAGGGGCTGTAGAAGAAGGTCCTGCTTTACAAGCGGGAGACGAAAAGCAATCTGGAAAAGGCGGCAGGCCTTCACAGTGTATGGTGATGGTTTGGCGCTTATTTTCTTTATCTGTAGAAAAAGACATATGGCGTAAGTATGGTACAGCGTAAAGGAATATCATTTTGCAAATGGAGGGAAGAACTTGAAATACGCCAATGTCATTGACTTCTTTTCAAGAAAAAGCTATCCGAAACTTGCAGCACAAGATTATGGCCGCAATGATGAACTTGCTGAAAAACATGGGACTTATTTAGGCTGTTTGGGTGGGAAGGACGCTCAAGCGATTCGTAATTTAACGTCGGAGATGGGCTTCAGGCGTGAACAGCTGGATCAATTAACGATTGAATGGGAAGGCCTTTTCAATGACCAGCGTGCGCATCTCCTATATTGTTTGGACTATTTGAAAGTACCAGAGATCAACTTGGAGAAAGATTCCGTCCTGGTTGATGAAAGAGGGCATGTGTGGGTTGTGTACGATGTTGAGAAGGTTAATAAAGGGTATGAGGAGTGACATCAAGTTGAATTGGGTTCATGATGCCACACTTCCTCAAATGTGAACTTTGCCAAAGCCGCCCTTAATTTATGTCTGCCATTTTACAGCTGTGACGATTGTGCCTATTTCAGGCGACGAGTCTATTGCAAATTCATCCATCATATTTTTCACGCCCGGAATGCCGGCACCGAGGCCGCCGGAAGTGGAATATCCTTTTTTTAGGGCTTTCTGGATATCCTTGATGCCGGGTCCGTTATCCTGTGCTGTAATTTTGATCGCTCTTTTTCGATGGTCTTCGATTGTTTCAAATTCGATTTGGCCTTCCTGGGCATACCTGAATATGTTTCTCGCCAATTCCGAAGCTGCGGTCATGACTCTTGTTTGATTGATCCTTTGAAAGTTAAGCGTTTGTGATAATTCTCTGCCGATCTTCCGTGCTGCCACAATATCTTCTTCTTTACGTATGTGAATGATGACAGATTTGTCCATGGTTTCGTTCCCCTTGTAAAACAAATTTCTATAGCCTGCCGGCAAA
This genomic window contains:
- a CDS encoding hydrogenase maturation protease, which translates into the protein MGDVLVLGIGNQLMMDDGIGIYLVEELEKRFGESNIRFEIGESDIDYAFEQIEAADFVLILDAIYAGKRPGEVSVLPLSGLHESQPLGISPHNLHLFQMLHQQRETIKGFLIGVEPGEVRFHMGLSDVAAERWEGIVDEVAETCAALLKQEEGRASTSK
- a CDS encoding anti-sigma regulatory factor, which encodes MDKSVIIHIRKEEDIVAARKIGRELSQTLNFQRINQTRVMTAASELARNIFRYAQEGQIEFETIEDHRKRAIKITAQDNGPGIKDIQKALKKGYSTSGGLGAGIPGVKNMMDEFAIDSSPEIGTIVTAVKWQT